The following coding sequences lie in one Mycobacterium sp. DL440 genomic window:
- the abc-f gene encoding ribosomal protection-like ABC-F family protein, translated as MTATLVAKNVAGGFAHRTLFEGVDLTVAAGDVIGVVGVNGAGKSTLLRILAGDLEPLDGTVSVAPADAFVGWLPQEHERVPGETVAAYIARRTGCTDATQAMDAAASALADPSPGEEDPAAAYSAALDHWLATGAADLDERLPAVLADLGLDTDTVRPDSTPMTALSGGQAARVGLAALLLSRFDIVLLDEPTNDLDLDGLARLEQFVRELRGGVVLVSHDREFLARSVTRVLELDLAQNTTTVFGGGYESYLEEREVGRRHRREQYEEFAEKKADLVARARTQREWSSQGTRNAMRKSPDNDKIRRRAATESSEKQAQKVRQMESRIARLEEVEEPRKEWTLQFTIGAAPRSSSVVATLDNAVVRQGDFVLGPVSLQVDAGERIGITGANGAGKSTLLRLLLGRRQPDEGRAGLGASVAIGEIDQARADFTGTARLVDRFEQQLPTWTTADVRTLLAKFGLRADHVERPVDELSPGERTRAGLALLQAHGTNVLVLDEPTNHLDLPAIEQLEQALEAYDGALLLVTHDRRMLQNVRLDRRWLVDDGRVAEL; from the coding sequence ATGACCGCAACGCTTGTCGCGAAGAATGTGGCCGGCGGATTCGCCCATCGCACCCTGTTCGAGGGGGTCGACCTGACCGTGGCAGCTGGTGACGTCATCGGGGTCGTCGGCGTCAACGGCGCCGGCAAGAGCACCCTGCTGCGGATCCTGGCGGGGGACCTCGAGCCGCTCGACGGCACGGTCAGCGTGGCGCCGGCCGACGCGTTCGTCGGATGGCTGCCGCAGGAGCACGAGCGCGTCCCCGGGGAGACCGTCGCGGCCTACATCGCGCGTCGTACGGGATGCACCGACGCCACGCAGGCCATGGATGCCGCGGCGTCGGCACTGGCAGACCCGAGCCCAGGAGAGGAGGATCCGGCCGCTGCCTACTCGGCCGCGCTGGATCACTGGCTCGCCACCGGCGCGGCCGACCTCGACGAACGGCTACCTGCCGTGCTGGCCGATCTCGGACTCGACACCGATACCGTGCGACCGGACTCGACGCCGATGACCGCGTTGTCAGGTGGGCAGGCGGCGCGGGTGGGGTTGGCGGCACTGCTGTTGTCGCGGTTCGACATCGTGCTGCTCGATGAGCCGACCAACGATCTGGACCTCGACGGACTCGCCCGGCTGGAGCAGTTCGTCAGGGAGCTGCGCGGGGGTGTGGTACTGGTGAGTCACGATCGGGAGTTCCTCGCCCGCAGCGTGACTCGCGTGCTCGAGTTGGATCTGGCGCAGAACACCACCACCGTTTTCGGCGGTGGGTACGAAAGCTATCTGGAGGAGCGTGAGGTCGGTCGCCGGCATCGGCGCGAACAGTACGAGGAGTTCGCCGAGAAGAAGGCCGACCTGGTGGCCCGCGCCCGCACCCAGCGCGAGTGGTCGAGCCAGGGCACCCGCAACGCGATGCGCAAGTCGCCGGACAACGACAAGATCCGTCGACGCGCCGCCACCGAGTCCAGCGAGAAGCAGGCGCAGAAGGTGCGTCAGATGGAGAGCCGGATTGCCCGCCTCGAGGAGGTCGAGGAACCCCGGAAGGAATGGACCCTGCAGTTCACCATCGGCGCCGCGCCACGGTCGAGCTCCGTCGTCGCCACCCTCGACAACGCCGTTGTGCGGCAAGGTGATTTCGTGCTGGGCCCGGTGTCATTGCAGGTCGATGCCGGCGAACGGATCGGCATCACCGGCGCCAACGGGGCGGGGAAGTCGACATTGCTGCGGCTACTGCTGGGACGCCGGCAGCCCGACGAGGGTCGTGCCGGCCTGGGCGCCAGTGTCGCCATCGGCGAGATCGACCAGGCCCGGGCGGATTTCACCGGTACCGCGCGGCTCGTCGACCGGTTTGAGCAGCAGCTGCCAACCTGGACGACGGCCGATGTGCGCACCCTTCTGGCGAAGTTCGGGCTGCGGGCCGATCATGTCGAGCGCCCCGTTGACGAGCTGTCCCCAGGGGAGCGAACCCGGGCCGGCCTGGCGTTGCTGCAGGCACACGGCACCAATGTACTGGTTCTCGATGAGCCGACGAACCATCTGGACCTGCCTGCCATCGAGCAACTCGAGCAGGCGCTTGAGGCCTATGACGGTGCGTTGTTACTGGTGACGCATGACCGCCGCATGCTGCAGAACGTTCGGTTGGACCGAAGGTGGTTAGTTGACGACGGGCGCGTTGCCGAGTTGTAG
- a CDS encoding lipopolysaccharide assembly protein LapB — protein sequence MRKYLSTGEALEAFGSGEVERFRGVGRKLADLYKTCPQTDDAEGWTVELLLRSYRSALDPNANVEMYSGVTAERISSTLEERDATRYAGEPTFEQNLERIPPQRAAEARELRGAWPGVVHFVQEFVHSPDRASALVDWHNNAPTWFQTRTSEAVAWFARIANDYGLREIASAGFEAAIEAGATPVAYWRTRQILIASERIEELAGMLEPYADADQVARAIVTANTAGYAAAAATLRQWEPASLADNALKLALLSQLVAQDDLREAITLSANGFTHYRSGACGSLNAQFLLNAGAHRRTAMDFSDLERALEAALKARDAIRVWDGPSAGPVEIAIIAARLLGRVRQAWSLARPGLDGTATSGEAASEGVRREAATMAAQVKDPELARELAVGTGPMTEHEVEALIALFNGDDDVARAQFESAIEYAIEPQDVERLSLHLAQLGVLSPKLGQLTQGRHEEIGLIADAHNGSEQAVSILRTRARSNRLLARVLIGLSFERNDGLGAAKQAERSGEDWSDPDFHLLAAEQYVELEEYDSALRCADEALRFAGPAWENTFRAYSAKIQALTVRGRWAPAAKTAMDVLAEDPGSISAIWVLTLCQYHLGQFAQAWKTYTDIGHRPAPRDAHEACVRIDLWSRFEREASDVETLTALLERFPESREVKAAAVKALVFLPLTEEDDAATIEHVQSVIAPLLAELSDVFVQKEIDQDNPLASLNELVGDLPDTSEQDAQIERGYYPIGMAATLHRRSLTEILASRTRAPIFSGDPEFFEAEVGAALSAMGSRIVVDLTALYALSVLDDSLSDLLLGCFIQTEGARAQLIDSIQGTDSLAQRSTLQIGRAPDGAAFPITISEEEAETRHHRALSIRAQFDNVATNDRIDIEHFPEIPLAALGQSAWLAAVDNAIDCACPMWCDDRATRRLAADKGVMAFGTQALLEALRRNGTIDDESATVHQAQLIARYFVGMGFRDDWLAAAANLDGWKPRGSASFVAYSGPLPDATPLLNFVMQGIRHNLNHPDALRNWIAAASYWLVHVAPSEDAAQANLEILLSMLFREPWLESGQLPFVLRGVRDGIGTTNVGDPLKPVMEKHYRLLAERTGWAPAAQRIRELVALADPADRVIATGVVLQVR from the coding sequence TTGCGGAAGTACCTGTCCACCGGCGAAGCGCTGGAGGCGTTTGGGAGTGGCGAAGTGGAGCGCTTCCGCGGTGTTGGTCGAAAGCTAGCAGACCTCTACAAGACGTGCCCTCAGACCGATGACGCCGAAGGCTGGACCGTCGAACTCTTGCTTCGCTCCTACCGCTCCGCACTTGACCCCAACGCAAACGTCGAGATGTACAGCGGTGTAACAGCAGAGCGGATCAGCTCGACGCTGGAGGAACGGGATGCGACACGTTACGCCGGGGAGCCGACTTTTGAGCAGAACCTTGAACGGATCCCGCCCCAACGCGCCGCAGAGGCTCGCGAACTGAGGGGCGCATGGCCGGGTGTAGTTCATTTCGTCCAGGAGTTCGTGCATTCGCCTGATCGAGCCTCGGCGCTCGTAGATTGGCACAACAATGCTCCGACATGGTTTCAAACTCGAACGTCGGAGGCGGTCGCGTGGTTTGCGCGGATTGCGAACGATTACGGTCTACGCGAAATAGCTTCTGCAGGGTTCGAAGCGGCGATCGAGGCCGGCGCGACGCCCGTGGCGTACTGGCGAACCCGTCAGATCCTCATTGCGAGCGAACGCATCGAAGAGCTAGCTGGAATGCTAGAACCCTACGCGGACGCCGACCAGGTCGCACGTGCAATAGTTACCGCCAACACAGCTGGATACGCCGCAGCTGCGGCTACGCTCCGCCAATGGGAACCTGCTTCCCTTGCTGATAACGCCCTCAAGCTCGCGCTACTGTCCCAACTCGTCGCGCAAGACGACCTACGCGAGGCAATTACCCTCAGCGCGAACGGATTTACGCATTATCGAAGTGGTGCGTGCGGCTCCTTGAACGCGCAGTTTCTCTTAAATGCAGGCGCACATAGAAGAACTGCGATGGACTTCTCAGACTTGGAACGAGCGCTCGAAGCGGCGCTCAAAGCACGCGACGCCATACGTGTTTGGGACGGCCCGAGCGCGGGCCCGGTTGAGATCGCCATCATTGCCGCTCGCCTCCTTGGTCGGGTGCGGCAAGCGTGGAGTCTCGCACGACCAGGGCTAGACGGGACAGCGACTTCAGGCGAAGCCGCAAGTGAAGGGGTCCGTCGGGAGGCAGCGACTATGGCCGCGCAGGTGAAAGATCCCGAGTTGGCTCGCGAATTGGCTGTGGGAACGGGCCCGATGACCGAGCACGAAGTAGAGGCGCTGATTGCTCTCTTCAACGGTGACGACGACGTGGCTCGGGCTCAGTTTGAGTCAGCGATCGAGTATGCAATTGAACCGCAAGACGTGGAGCGGCTCAGTCTTCATTTGGCACAGCTCGGCGTCCTCTCTCCGAAGCTTGGGCAACTGACCCAGGGGCGGCACGAGGAAATTGGACTTATTGCAGACGCGCACAACGGAAGTGAGCAGGCCGTCTCGATCCTGAGGACGCGCGCGCGGTCCAACCGACTGCTTGCCCGGGTGCTGATCGGGCTGTCATTCGAACGCAACGACGGTTTGGGAGCGGCGAAACAGGCCGAACGATCGGGAGAGGACTGGTCAGATCCCGATTTCCACCTGCTTGCCGCAGAGCAATACGTCGAACTAGAAGAATACGATTCCGCGTTGAGGTGCGCCGACGAAGCGCTACGTTTCGCAGGTCCCGCATGGGAGAACACGTTTCGCGCTTATAGTGCAAAGATTCAAGCGCTGACTGTGCGCGGTCGATGGGCGCCAGCCGCGAAAACTGCGATGGACGTCCTCGCGGAGGACCCCGGCAGCATCAGCGCGATATGGGTGCTAACGCTTTGCCAATACCATCTAGGGCAATTCGCCCAGGCCTGGAAAACGTATACGGACATAGGCCATCGACCCGCGCCGCGCGACGCGCATGAGGCGTGTGTGCGGATCGACCTGTGGAGTCGCTTCGAGCGTGAAGCATCAGACGTGGAAACACTTACGGCGCTCCTTGAGCGGTTTCCCGAGAGCCGTGAGGTGAAGGCCGCGGCCGTGAAGGCACTCGTATTTCTGCCGCTAACCGAAGAAGACGACGCCGCAACGATCGAACACGTGCAAAGTGTCATCGCACCGCTCCTTGCGGAACTGTCTGATGTCTTCGTTCAGAAGGAGATTGACCAAGACAACCCGCTGGCATCGCTCAACGAACTAGTAGGTGATCTGCCAGATACGTCGGAGCAGGACGCGCAGATTGAACGAGGCTACTACCCAATCGGCATGGCCGCGACTCTCCATCGTAGGAGTTTGACCGAAATCCTCGCCAGCCGTACTCGAGCACCGATCTTCTCAGGCGATCCGGAGTTCTTCGAAGCCGAAGTTGGCGCCGCGCTAAGCGCAATGGGTTCTCGCATCGTCGTAGACCTCACGGCTTTGTATGCATTGTCGGTACTTGATGATTCCCTGTCGGATCTCCTCTTGGGGTGTTTCATTCAAACAGAGGGCGCTAGGGCTCAGCTTATTGATTCCATACAGGGCACCGATAGCTTGGCGCAGCGTTCCACGCTGCAAATTGGTCGAGCTCCCGATGGCGCGGCCTTCCCCATCACCATTTCGGAAGAGGAAGCGGAAACTCGACATCATCGCGCCCTAAGTATCCGAGCTCAGTTCGATAATGTTGCGACGAACGACAGAATCGACATCGAGCACTTCCCAGAGATTCCCCTTGCTGCTCTGGGGCAATCTGCGTGGCTTGCCGCTGTCGACAACGCAATTGATTGCGCCTGTCCCATGTGGTGCGACGACCGAGCAACGAGGCGGCTCGCCGCAGACAAAGGCGTAATGGCCTTTGGTACGCAAGCTCTGCTCGAAGCGCTGCGGCGAAACGGGACGATTGATGACGAGTCAGCAACCGTCCACCAGGCGCAGCTGATCGCACGCTACTTCGTAGGTATGGGCTTTAGGGATGACTGGCTCGCCGCTGCGGCGAACCTGGATGGTTGGAAGCCTCGCGGATCGGCATCATTCGTCGCCTACAGTGGGCCTTTGCCTGACGCGACGCCCCTCCTCAACTTTGTGATGCAAGGCATTAGACATAATCTGAATCACCCTGATGCGCTACGCAATTGGATTGCCGCCGCGTCCTACTGGCTTGTCCACGTTGCGCCATCCGAAGATGCGGCACAGGCCAACCTGGAGATCCTGCTGTCGATGTTGTTCCGCGAGCCTTGGCTGGAGTCAGGCCAGTTGCCATTTGTGCTACGGGGAGTACGTGACGGCATCGGCACCACTAATGTCGGCGATCCCCTCAAGCCGGTAATGGAAAAGCATTACCGGCTGCTGGCTGAGCGGACAGGCTGGGCTCCAGCCGCTCAGCGAATCCGAGAGCTCGTCGCACTAGCGGATCCTGCGGATCGCGTCATCGCCACCGGCGTTGTCCTCCAGGTGCGCTGA
- a CDS encoding serine hydrolase domain-containing protein → MVIVSPTRLSWLCAVGTVVFTITAATSCGQPARPPATSSTSTTTAPAPPVPITAPAAVVPAGDFTPVAQLVNNAIAEPRLPGAVVQVGHAGNIVFRQAFGSRKLAGEPGLDGAPAPAEPMTEDTIFDLASLSKCLTTAVAILQLYERGQVQLDEPVQTYLPDFNPANDPRRAQVTVRMLLTHTSGIAGDLSLDGPWGLDKPDKAEGIHRALGAWVVFEPGERFHYSDIGFIILGALLEKVTGEPEDIYIQKNVFAPLGMSDTRYLPVTKACGPHQIRGTAIAFDPNAPKAADCPTGTWTTDLLARVAPTALDEDTPGLNPDFGHPLRGTVHDPTARRMGGVAGSAGVFSTVNDVGLFAQALLDRHAGRPSPFPLKQSTLAMMTTPQQAGHSEAQVEAANNAARQAIENAPNTAHPLLAPNYPAIAGQDLRGFGWDIDTEQSRPRGMVFPIGSFGHTGFTGVTLWMDPGSDTYVVVLGNVIHQRGAPPMAGLSGEVATLTGRALHLYGT, encoded by the coding sequence CTGGTGATAGTGTCACCGACTCGCCTCTCCTGGCTCTGCGCCGTCGGAACCGTCGTGTTCACGATCACCGCGGCCACATCGTGCGGGCAGCCGGCGCGTCCACCGGCGACCAGTTCCACGTCGACAACGACCGCCCCGGCACCCCCGGTCCCGATTACCGCTCCGGCCGCCGTCGTTCCCGCAGGCGATTTCACCCCGGTCGCCCAGCTCGTCAACAACGCGATTGCGGAACCCCGATTGCCCGGTGCCGTGGTCCAGGTGGGGCATGCCGGCAATATCGTCTTCCGCCAGGCGTTCGGCTCGCGCAAGCTGGCCGGCGAACCCGGACTGGACGGGGCGCCCGCCCCCGCTGAGCCGATGACCGAGGACACGATCTTCGACCTGGCCTCGTTGTCGAAGTGCCTCACGACGGCTGTTGCCATCCTGCAGCTCTACGAACGGGGCCAGGTTCAACTCGACGAACCCGTGCAGACGTACCTGCCCGACTTCAACCCCGCCAACGACCCGCGGCGCGCACAGGTGACGGTGCGGATGTTGCTCACCCACACGTCGGGCATCGCGGGAGATCTGAGCCTGGACGGGCCGTGGGGGCTGGACAAGCCCGACAAGGCCGAAGGCATCCACCGTGCGCTCGGGGCGTGGGTGGTGTTCGAGCCCGGAGAGCGCTTTCACTATTCCGACATCGGCTTCATCATCCTCGGTGCGCTCCTCGAGAAGGTCACCGGTGAACCTGAGGACATCTACATTCAGAAGAACGTGTTCGCGCCGCTCGGGATGTCAGATACCCGCTATCTCCCTGTCACCAAAGCATGTGGCCCGCACCAGATCCGGGGAACTGCGATCGCCTTCGATCCGAACGCACCCAAAGCTGCCGACTGCCCGACGGGTACGTGGACCACCGATCTCCTGGCGCGCGTCGCACCCACGGCGCTCGACGAGGACACGCCGGGCCTCAATCCGGACTTCGGCCACCCGCTGCGCGGTACCGTGCACGATCCGACGGCCCGTCGGATGGGTGGCGTGGCCGGGAGCGCCGGGGTGTTCTCGACGGTGAACGACGTCGGCCTGTTCGCGCAAGCCCTGCTCGATCGCCACGCCGGCCGCCCGAGCCCGTTCCCGCTGAAGCAGTCGACTCTGGCCATGATGACCACCCCACAGCAGGCCGGGCACAGCGAAGCACAAGTCGAGGCGGCGAACAACGCCGCCCGGCAAGCCATCGAAAACGCCCCCAACACAGCACATCCCCTGCTCGCACCGAACTACCCCGCCATAGCCGGGCAAGACCTCCGTGGATTCGGCTGGGACATCGACACGGAACAGTCCCGGCCGCGGGGCATGGTGTTTCCCATCGGCAGCTTCGGGCACACCGGCTTCACCGGGGTGACGTTGTGGATGGACCCGGGGTCGGACACCTACGTCGTGGTCCTGGGCAACGTGATCCATCAACGCGGCGCCCCGCCCATGGCCGGGCTTAGCGGTGAAGTGGCCACGCTGACCGGTCGCGCCCTACATCTGTACGGGACCTAG
- a CDS encoding DUF2834 domain-containing protein codes for MAVLTRNDKILCGVYAVIAVVALVGTWWNNIRYVTTESTSLIDFFQSGYVNYASSSLTNDLLLFGLAAFVFMVVEARRIGIPKVWIYIVLSAVIAVSVAFPLYLIRRQFVLAARRGLSRCNED; via the coding sequence ATGGCGGTCCTGACGAGAAACGACAAGATTCTGTGCGGCGTCTACGCCGTGATCGCCGTGGTGGCGCTGGTCGGCACCTGGTGGAACAACATCCGGTACGTCACCACGGAAAGCACGAGCCTGATCGACTTCTTCCAGAGTGGCTACGTCAACTACGCGTCGTCCTCACTCACCAACGACCTGCTGCTGTTCGGGCTGGCGGCGTTCGTGTTCATGGTCGTCGAGGCGCGCCGGATCGGCATCCCGAAGGTGTGGATCTACATCGTGCTCAGTGCGGTCATCGCCGTGAGCGTGGCGTTTCCGCTCTATCTGATCCGGCGGCAATTCGTGCTGGCCGCGCGGCGGGGGCTGTCGAGATGCAATGAAGATTGA
- a CDS encoding TetR/AcrR family transcriptional regulator — protein MSSGRDRLLATALKLFAAKGYAATSVAHIQQAAGLAPGSGALYKHFGSKRELLESAVSHRIDAIVSAREQYDAGHPRTTEEAVRSAGQLIWTNLTQSEELLRVMLREPDELGELDEKTWQVITDNAYQRFADELAASNRSGRTQIPDPEATAAVAISALSYAATLQALTKRSPGNVDNDRFFEAWVTQTVSVIEQHRSQNN, from the coding sequence ATGTCATCCGGACGTGACCGGCTCTTGGCCACAGCACTGAAGCTGTTCGCCGCGAAGGGGTACGCCGCGACCTCGGTGGCTCATATCCAGCAGGCGGCCGGCCTGGCTCCGGGCTCGGGAGCGCTCTACAAGCACTTCGGCTCCAAACGCGAATTGCTCGAGTCCGCGGTCTCACACCGCATCGACGCGATCGTGAGTGCCCGGGAGCAGTACGACGCCGGCCATCCCAGGACCACCGAAGAGGCGGTTCGCAGCGCCGGGCAACTGATCTGGACCAACCTGACCCAGAGCGAGGAACTGCTGCGGGTCATGCTGCGCGAACCCGACGAGCTAGGTGAGCTCGACGAGAAGACGTGGCAGGTCATCACCGACAACGCCTATCAACGGTTCGCCGATGAGCTGGCCGCCTCGAATCGCTCGGGCCGCACCCAGATCCCCGATCCCGAGGCCACCGCGGCCGTCGCGATCTCCGCATTGTCCTATGCCGCGACGCTGCAGGCGCTGACCAAGCGCTCGCCGGGCAACGTCGACAACGATCGCTTCTTCGAGGCCTGGGTCACCCAGACCGTCAGCGTGATCGAACAACACCGCTCGCAAAACAACTGA
- a CDS encoding cytochrome C oxidase subunit IV family protein: protein MRTNFNRRLLIVWVILTAMTLVYVWLDEAVDQNGTLKASTAVTVSTIVIALIKVRIIFREFMEVRHAPVLLCRLTDGWVVLIGVCLLGSYFVGSAVAG, encoded by the coding sequence GTGCGCACCAACTTCAACCGGAGACTGCTGATCGTCTGGGTGATCTTGACGGCGATGACGCTCGTCTACGTCTGGCTGGATGAAGCCGTCGATCAGAACGGCACACTGAAGGCCAGCACCGCCGTCACCGTCAGCACCATCGTGATCGCACTCATCAAGGTGCGCATTATCTTCCGGGAATTCATGGAGGTGCGCCACGCTCCTGTGTTGCTGTGTCGCCTCACCGACGGGTGGGTTGTCCTCATCGGCGTCTGTCTGCTGGGCAGCTACTTCGTCGGCTCGGCGGTGGCCGGCTAG
- a CDS encoding glycoside hydrolase — translation MTGVRHLVRRTVCGALAAALVLSPIGDVKADPAADGLAKLNELSRQAVESRKAVTAAQRDVDAKQAEEATAADRHQADLDALDVANTQLQPFQAAVNAVAAMTYVSGRTGQAAAVLTAQSPQQLIDQLTVQRAVVDGAADKMAAYRSARERAAAAAAESEKSAADARAAAEQAATVRAELQTKLRDLLRQIADAEAQYGALTPQQQAVVNNAAAVIPGAAPGGDIPESLPVGVASEVGLQPNTILAARAVSAQFPQISEIGGVRPDSLPWHPRGLAIDIMVPNPGSPEGIALGNEIMAFALSNAARFGLQDVIWRGTYYTPSGPQASGYGHFDHVHITTTPRH, via the coding sequence ATGACCGGGGTGCGCCATCTGGTTCGGCGAACGGTGTGTGGTGCGCTCGCCGCAGCCCTGGTTCTGAGTCCGATCGGCGACGTGAAGGCGGACCCCGCGGCGGATGGGCTGGCCAAACTCAACGAGCTTTCCCGTCAGGCGGTCGAGAGTCGCAAGGCCGTCACAGCTGCCCAACGCGATGTCGATGCCAAGCAGGCCGAAGAGGCAACAGCCGCGGACCGCCACCAGGCCGACCTGGATGCCCTCGACGTCGCGAACACCCAGCTCCAGCCCTTTCAGGCCGCGGTCAACGCGGTGGCGGCGATGACCTACGTAAGCGGACGCACCGGCCAGGCAGCGGCGGTGCTGACCGCACAATCCCCGCAGCAACTGATCGATCAACTGACCGTGCAGCGGGCCGTCGTCGACGGGGCGGCCGACAAGATGGCGGCCTACCGATCGGCACGCGAGCGCGCGGCCGCCGCCGCCGCCGAATCAGAGAAATCAGCCGCTGATGCCCGCGCCGCAGCCGAGCAGGCCGCGACGGTGCGCGCCGAGCTGCAGACCAAGTTGCGTGACCTGCTCCGTCAGATCGCCGACGCGGAGGCCCAGTACGGGGCATTGACCCCGCAACAGCAGGCCGTGGTCAACAACGCGGCGGCGGTGATTCCCGGCGCCGCCCCTGGTGGGGACATCCCGGAATCGCTGCCCGTCGGCGTCGCCTCCGAGGTCGGGCTGCAGCCCAACACCATCCTGGCCGCCCGAGCCGTGAGCGCACAGTTTCCTCAGATTTCCGAGATCGGTGGGGTCCGGCCGGACTCTTTGCCATGGCATCCCCGCGGTCTGGCCATCGACATCATGGTTCCGAACCCTGGCAGCCCAGAGGGCATCGCGCTCGGCAACGAGATCATGGCGTTCGCGCTGAGCAATGCAGCCCGATTCGGGCTGCAGGATGTGATCTGGCGGGGCACCTACTACACGCCGTCCGGACCGCAAGCTTCTGGTTACGGCCACTTCGACCACGTGCACATTACGACGACGCCCCGCCACTGA
- a CDS encoding cytochrome c oxidase subunit 3 has translation MTQQVDRDRTRTVPGQPDMWMFVLFESLLFTAYFSVYLVSRTQNPQLFLQSQSHLDLRIGVVNTIALLLSSWAIARCVQASREGNYRSALNNVFLTVAFGVIFLAGKIIEWVTQIRMGNTFTSEEFFQHYFFLTSIHCIHVLIGFVVLGVVVYQLWSPERRSQQLVETGATYWHTVDFLWVLIFALIYVVR, from the coding sequence ATGACCCAACAAGTCGACCGTGACCGCACCCGGACGGTTCCCGGGCAGCCCGACATGTGGATGTTCGTGCTGTTCGAATCGCTGCTGTTCACCGCGTACTTCTCGGTGTACCTGGTGTCACGTACCCAGAATCCGCAACTCTTCCTGCAGTCGCAGTCCCACCTCGACCTGAGGATCGGGGTCGTCAATACGATTGCCCTGCTGCTGAGTTCGTGGGCCATCGCGCGGTGCGTCCAAGCCTCACGTGAGGGCAACTATCGATCCGCGTTGAACAACGTGTTCCTGACTGTCGCGTTCGGCGTCATTTTCCTGGCGGGCAAGATCATCGAGTGGGTCACCCAGATTCGCATGGGGAACACGTTCACCAGCGAAGAGTTCTTCCAGCACTACTTCTTCCTGACGTCGATCCACTGCATCCACGTCCTGATCGGCTTCGTGGTGCTGGGTGTGGTCGTCTACCAGTTGTGGAGTCCGGAGCGGCGATCCCAGCAGCTTGTCGAAACGGGTGCGACGTACTGGCACACCGTCGATTTCCTCTGGGTCCTGATTTTCGCGTTGATCTACGTCGTGAGGTGA
- a CDS encoding TetR/AcrR family transcriptional regulator gives MDAALKLIANHGVSGTSLQMIADEMGVTKAAVYRQFKTKEEIVIAITERELSQLEEALAAVVAQGSPRQAREALLDRMIEQAIDRRGTSSIPMFDPVIIRLQAEYEPFQQFIERLYAALLGTETGVEARLHAAMLSSAISVAVMHPLLADIDGETLRVQLNQMTRRMLGLAD, from the coding sequence ATGGACGCGGCCCTGAAACTCATTGCCAATCACGGTGTCAGCGGGACGTCGCTGCAGATGATCGCCGACGAGATGGGCGTCACGAAGGCGGCTGTGTATCGCCAGTTCAAGACCAAGGAAGAGATCGTCATCGCGATCACCGAGCGGGAACTGAGCCAACTCGAGGAAGCACTCGCGGCCGTCGTGGCCCAGGGGTCACCCCGGCAAGCCCGGGAGGCGTTGCTCGACCGGATGATCGAACAAGCCATCGACCGCCGCGGCACATCCAGCATTCCGATGTTCGATCCCGTCATCATTCGCCTGCAGGCCGAGTACGAACCGTTTCAGCAGTTCATCGAACGGCTCTACGCCGCACTCCTTGGCACCGAAACCGGCGTGGAGGCTCGGCTCCACGCGGCGATGCTCTCAAGTGCGATCAGCGTCGCCGTCATGCATCCGCTGCTGGCCGACATCGACGGCGAGACCCTCCGGGTGCAGTTGAATCAGATGACCCGCCGGATGCTCGGCCTTGCCGATTAG